From the Trichoplusia ni isolate ovarian cell line Hi5 chromosome 1, tn1, whole genome shotgun sequence genome, the window ACCATAGCTGTATATGATAAGCACACGGGTTTTATTATTACTGTGTCAGTGACTAATCACGTGCTCCAATGGCTAGTAGGtaagttttatctattttatttatgcgTGTAGAATGAGTGGCAGTTCAATTATGTTGATGACGCTGgcttctattttttattgttaagtttaattgaggaatgtattgttttcttaatttcagAGTAAAAGCTGATTCATATAAATGGCTCCCGCACTGCACCCACCATGCACGCCATCCGCCTCCTGCACTCCGATGCGCTGCCATCCTACCCCGCCACCATGCCAGAATCCAGAGAAATGCCTAAGAAAGACTACATCAAAAGGCATCAAACCATGCCGCAGCGCAGTATCTATTATGGCGACGAGATCCAGGTCCAAATGTTCCACATGTGGGAAATTCAGACCTGCAGCGAAAGATCCGAGGAATGtcaaaaaagttgaaaaattcCTAAAGAGAAAATCGAAGGAAGCCAAGATGAGAAAAAGAGATCGATTAACCGGAAAGCACAGTTATCTCAAGTACACTAGGGGAAAAGGTTCTAAGAGATCAAACACTTCATGCTGTGCTGGAAAAGGCCATCGTGGACGacttaagaaaaagaaatgtgtaattttgtaaaacgtGTTATGTTCATAGACTGGTCGAGATCATAGTTCACTTTAATAAATTTCcttttcaactttttattttgtatattcctacttaatataataatgttatcaatCCTGCTGCTTCCTTTTATTGTAGCTTGGACCTACGTTATGcttataaaacgatttttttttattattttgtatttaaaacgtCTGTGTTTATATTGATAAATTCCTCAATTTTCGGTAagaccaattattttattaattgtaggAGAGTAACTAGTGAGGCTGGcttcttttttgttattgctaattatcataaattatcaTTGAGgctattatcttattttattattttattacagttgtGATAAGAACATGCCGCAAGTTATTCATCCGTTGTCTAAACCCATAGCTGTTGGTTTAACCCGTCAGAAAAGAAAACATACGACGGGATCGCCTAACAATTACCAGGAAAGATGTCGCGCAAGAAGGCTCAAGCCATGTCCCAGTGCTGTATCAATAATAGAATCCCGTTCGAAAAAAAAAGGCACCGGTGGCAGAAGAGTCATTAAAAGCACGAGAAGTTCAAGAAGCTTAGGAACAGTAGAAATGTTTATAcgtgaaaaaagaaaacaagaacgTCTAAAACAAATAGATGCTGCCACCGGTACAAAGTACTATCAACGGTATATGCAGCAGCGAGACagaataaaacaagaaaaactaaACGGATCAAGAAAATCACACaaagggaaaattaaaaataagttaaattgcatcattttataaaagGCATTTCGGAACACTTCAAAAGTACTAGTGCTTAGAGATGTTGCATAAGTTGTTAATGAACATGGaatattgtataaaacaatgaaaagtatataatattaacatcTTAAAAATGTGTAACATGACAGCATAAAATATTAGAAGTGATCAATATCtcgaatgcaataaaataatgtgcaGTACATTGACTTACTTAACGAGaatgcagtttttttatttttatgtatatgtatgtcgTCGGGATAATGTCTAATGtgattaattaacatttgtCGAGTCTTTgtgatttcatttattaaaactaaaaataagtgTCCGGCAACATCGTTGATAAATAACCGCACTTTAACTTAAGTTGCCGCTAATTATTAGTGTCTATTTATTCACTAGCCGTGACGCCtatatcacaaataaaaacttattatataattaaagtcTATTAACTTAAAGTTTTGCACAGTTAaaggttaataattattattgaagtaGGTATTCAAATAAGTAGTTATATTCATTTGTCCATACTTTAGTTGTTTCATCAATAACATGTTTTATTGACTGTTTTCCAGCTGTTTATTCCAATAAGAGTGTTAAGCCGTGCGTATCGGCACCAACATGCAGCGTTCATAAGCATAGGCCCCGACCGGCTCCCTGCCCGCAACCCGACAAGtgttacaaaaaatgtatcaaacGCAAACAAAAATGTCCCAGTGCAATGGAGACTGTCAGCCGCGTCGGATCCCCTTGCGAGTGCGCTAGATTACAATCCAAAGACTCAAGAATGAGTCATAAAAGAAGTAACAAAACGCACAGAAAACGCTTACGAAAAGCTTACAAGCAGCGGTCTGCCGAATCAAGGTGGCGCAAGAAAAAGAAGTGCTGTGAAATCCTTTAAAAGACATAATTATACCCaaacgtaatattaaaatgatataaatatcttgtaacaataataaattaattaattaaggagCATTTGCCTAATTATCTATTGTTACCATATCTGATTTGTAGGTGCATGCTATGCAAAATATTTGCTGGTTCGAATCCGagcatgtaagtatttttatttgtgacttacctactattttctttacaaacttTTCACATGAATCTATTTGCCATTCAGATTTGATCCACtctttttcttcattattataaGACACTGTGATCATGTGTGAGGCATCGTGAGAAATTCTAAATCTTAtacagttttagtttttaactgCACATACTTCCTgacatatttcttaaaaaaaaatgtttttttttatcgtttatcCTAAGTTCCATCGAACGCATGGATAAGTACTCGATAGCAAAAGCACCTACCTAAATTAATTCACTCTTTGGCGGATGGCCCAAATATGCCATATGTAGGTACGTACAGGTATGGTACGGTAACGTAAAGATCTGAAAAACGGACATCATTCGTCCCCTAAATGTTAAGGTACCTAGTCCACTACTTAAATTTGTTGTATTCGTATTCAATGTTTTTCCATTACCAGATGTTCCCTACAaatcctactaaaattataaaggcgaaagtttgtgagtgtgtatgtttgttacttcttcatgccaaaacggctgaaccgattttaattaaatttggtatgaagttagctgacaccctggattaacacataggccaAGATTcattacgagaaaatatcttatcttctaaccacgcggacgaagtcgcgggtacaGTAATTTATATGACAAAATAACTATGTTGGATCAGCTAGTTTTGAATGCAAGaatttgaaatcgccaacccgttACCCGTAATAAGTAGCGTTCCTAATGATCACTGGTCAAATGCTTCTCTATAGGGGAAGAGGGCTGTGTGTGCCCAGTAGTGGGTAATTTTTAGACTAGTATAAAATATGGATATatcagaaatttaaaaaagtataaagtcATGATGAGGGCAAAAGAAGCATTTGGTTCGTTTCCAACTGTACTGTACTGTCtcagaaaacacaaaaacatttacaccGTAAGAACACTGCGGATAATCTAAGACACAGGCAGGGCAGCGACCATGCGTGCAGCCTGGTCGACTTATTGTGATAAGTGATAATAGGCACCATGTTCGTACAGATTCTACCTTTTCCTATTTACAGATTTTAGGTAGTAAGTTTTAGGTCGTAGAAGTAAGTACGCATCATAATATAAGGGTGACAATttgcattataaaatatataattttgtgttcGAGTAGCGTAAATACTAATTCTGGTACAAACAATGCTATCTAATCTATCCGGgagagaatattattataaaatagtataataatgtACCTAATCGTATatcgtattttaaataaaaaagcgcGAAGCTTCTTAAAGTTCTTAGATGCTTACTTCCTAAAGAATTGTTGTTAAAAGTTGCACATTATTTATCAATTGTtaatgaaagttttaattaccgaaataatataattataatagtgtgtgaaataatacacttttttcttctaaaaataatattttctctacTCGTGGTAGCAATAGTATTCGGAAACTGGTAACACTGTCATTCCGGGACGAGCGAGAGTGAACGACGAAAAGCTAGGGAAGTGGTTCTGGTTAgcttagttgttttattttatttatgaatgaaatgatctactgtacttattatttttttaataaggctACGTGCAAATAGTCCATTGAATGTATCGAAACCAATACTAATTTGTGATAAGTTAGCAGAGTTGAAGTTAGTTAACTCTTCATCTTCACAGCCGTTTGGCCCGGGTTATTGACGTTTATTATAAGCATCTACTTAGAATTTTAGCTTCCGAATACTGTTTGTGTACGCTATTTGTGGGCGTGTGTTCTAGATAGGTAGTGCTGGTagatacagaaatattaaacattgtGAAAAGTgaaattgtgataatatattaATCTGATATGTGTTACAAATTGGTATTGATGTGGCAAACCGGATTGCACCAAGCTGGAGAAAACGTGACGCTCATATAAGGTCagtatcaattattttaaaaataattatattaataattattgtgtcgcAAAACTATCGTCTGCTTCTTGGATCTTCATTATCTAACTAATCATCAGATATTATAATACCTGTGAAAGACGATAATTTGTTAAAAGgcatttattatctttttttaccAAATTAGGTGGgtattaattattagttttttcgTGTCGAGAAAAATGACGATTTTACAAgcaaattagtattttttttatttgtagtgtaATTATTGATCACTATACAATCTTAAGAAAAAGTTATGCtatcttcatttatttcaaatttcgcCTTGTCCACTtacctaataaatattaaaaacaagtgaAGCATGACACATTACGGTATAATACACATTTCTAAGTAAACAGCATTGAAAATTAACTATGATATgtatgatataattataaataaatagtgtgtCAAATAATACTCACttgcttataataaaaatatttaaattaggaacATTTTATATTCTTCTAAATACATCTTTATCTAAAAGCTATTGAAGAaactattttcataattaatttaaattttaacatctAATTTTACTTAAGATTAAACAAATAAGagatttttattacaacatgAACCTCAcccaaattatgtaaaatagttACTAATCTTTACTTACAATGGTTGAGAACTTGCTAGGTTAAGAGTACAATGAGTGATTATTTTTGATCACAATCTATCTCGGACAAATTCAAAACTAGGTTAGATACCTATTTAGGTAGGTTTGCTAATCATTGTACTTCTAGTGAATAGTAAAACTTGAGACAAAATTGTAATACTAAAAAAGTGGTTTTAAGTCAtaataggtttttaattaattgcaacaTTATGGATATTGCGATAAAGATCATGTGATCCATGTagtgttattaatttgtaataaaaagcccgaatgttttaatataacaactgtattctaacattttaaattagcaTGTATGAATTCTACATTATGATGTTCTATTTCACAACTTAAGAATAAGAGAGTTATCTGAATATCTCACTAACATTATTATCTTAAACCATCAAACAACACTTTATTATGCAAACACTGCTGTCCTGAACATCATCAGTTTTACTACTCATAGAATAAAGCAGTACACTTCGTACTACATTTATCTTAACATAATGTAGACACTGAAGCAAAAGGTGTgattattaggtacctacattgaTTGTGTATGTAACATACTTCTGATAATATTTGTCATGTTTGCTTGATGATGTGTTTCCTTTTAATACTTTCTCACAGCCTTTACTGATAAGCCTATATCTAACATATATAATCTACTCAGCAAACAAAATAACTAGGTGACAGGTAAAAATATCAGAACATGCACGGCATCGATGTGCGATTCTTTCGTAGTTCGCGTGCTGTCAAGAGGGGTTGTGGCGTGTCCAAGTGGCGGGGTTCGGACGGCTCCCTCCGGTCCACCCTCTATCAACGACCCTTAAGTCGCGACTCGATTCACAACGACTACTCGTTAGCTAGAGAGGCTCATGGCACTATAAAATTATCGCTTACTGTCTATGCAGTTCGTATTTCTAGCACAATGTACTCatttgcaaattatttgaaatttaaattaaaaatgcaatgcTTGCGTCAAAACtctaagtaaatttaaaatatctggTACATTGGAAGCCTATTCTATGAGGGTTaaacaaaatgacaaaatacTTTGAGGAAAAGTTGTTAGTACCCTTGCCTCTAGGCGAGAGCACTACCGTGCCCCAGATAGGCGACGATCTTACGAAGAAGAcgaaatgaataattatgttattaaaaacttgGAAACAGTTTTAAGATCCTTCATACTACAAGTGACCTCACTAACcgtaaaaatatctatattatttaatgaaaatatacacataattaACCCAAATACAAAGGAAGCTTACCTAAACCTAATTAACTTTTTGGTTTTCACGGCAATAGACCATCCTTTAATCGTGTTATGAATTTGCGGGAGCCACGAGCTATTTTTGCATTCTCATTAAGATTATTACAATTTGGATAAAATCGTAATCGtaagatgtatttttgtagcTTACAATACTAATTGACCTAATTATTATGGTAAGTGTGAAATTTGGTGAACAAATAATACACTACATTAGGTCCATGGGTAGGGAAGTGTGCTTTTTATTATGCAGGTAATAGCTGTATTTGCCAAaccaatattatatttttttttgaaccaCTTAGTTTATTCCtggtaaaatgtattttaccattcgtaaatttaaatttacgcTGTTACAcgttcatataaaataaaatccatacGCAGCTaggataaatattatttaacccatttttatagtaaaatgtttgagacatatgtacataatatgtGTTTTAATCACGAAAAAGCGCtttatttaatcaatcaataataatagcatATAGCCCCGCAAGGCTTTAGGTGTACCTTACAGTCTTACACTGTACATCcctttattatttcaaatacatGTCTAAAGCAATACGCTCCAGAACTCCTGGGTCCAGAAAAGCATATCAAAGCATCCGGTCGGTAATCATACTTACATAATGTAGCGCAGAAACACTTCGGGATCGTATCGTATTACTTAAAAAGCTTTTCAGATCTTTACACAAACTGAAACCAACTAGGTAGTACAGTTACTTTAGTATTTCTTAGGTAAGACAATTCTAACAATAACTTTGAAGTTACTCTAGTTGCCTATTCTCCTAGCGGTTACAAATTGCACTCACTtgatatttttcacaaaattttgtGCAATAAAAGCAATACGACCTTGCCGTGTGGTAGCAGGTGAGGTGTGGTCAGGCCAGAGCGGCAGTGTGGCACCGGTAACCCAAGTCGCGTGTTCCAGATGGAAGAGTTTGCGCGGCGAGCGGGCGGCGGCGCTCCGGCGTCGGATGACACGCGCTACGCGGTACTTGGCTCCTCTAATAAGCATCCATTTATCCGGTAAGTACGAATCTTGTAAGAAGTATGAGGTTTACCTATAGTCAACACGATCGCGGTAAAGCTACGACATTAACCTTACTGTATCTCACCTATATCCTCGTCGATAGGGTGAATGTGTTACTAGTGCTTGATAATATCTGCTAAGCGTCCCATTTTAAGGCATCTCATCTTTATATGATATGCTAAAAGTAAAAGTATAGTCAATCGTAAAAGTGGACTAAGTAAACAGATTTTTGCCAAGCTGCTTTCGAACAGTGATGAGATTATTATTCCTGTATGCATGGATGTGTGCACACAAGCTGTGATCTAAGATGCGAGAATCCGTTATTTGTTCACCTGACCGCACATTATACCATATACTTATAGACAAAATCGATTTAAACTTTCATTTCTTTGTATGTTATCATTTCGCTGCAGTGCAGCAGTGGAGAAAAGGTTAACTAACTTAGAGTCTGTTctcaaaagggtaaaaataaaatatttgtaaaacttgttataatatcaaaataaaatattagatgataaatgagacaaaaataagtttataacaaaaaccatacaaaaatgttgttaaaagaGAAAACTCGTAAATATGCAGTTACTGTTGAAGAGTCAAAAGCTCGAAAATATGAGCTTTAAGCATAACTGGCACAATTGTCAGTTGGCCATGCGTCTAACAGTTCTATATGGTAGCCGTCCTTATCGACACAGTAGTACACATCGCCCACGTTCTGGTTCGGACGGTAGTTGCCGTTCGCCTGGCAGACCGCTGTCACCGACAGACCGCGCTCAGGGAAGTAGATCATGGTGTCTTGCGCGCAATCTGTAGTAAAAAAGATAACTTTTTACTATGGAGTATGagaattataagaaaaatattctgcCGATGTATTTCCTGGAATTGTAACTAACATATTCTAAATGTAACAGAACATGGTCACTATTACGCCGAattaaataacctaaaaatatgttttcgaaGCACCAtgaagattaataattttaaatacattcagCTCGACAAATATATCAcgtataaatataagtaaataatcaATCTCCTTTATATCTTTCGAATTGCATTTGAAGAAAGATTTAGCAATACTAAGGTTGagattaaacattataaaaataaattaattggtgAGGTATTGATAGTCTCCGCATTCCAGCTGAATGGTAGGATGGGTGGAACCGTACAACATATCGGGAACAGGGTCACGGCCGACAACCGGTCGCTGTGGCACAATGCGAATAAGCCATGCTAACGGTACACCGATGCCCTACAGCCTATCTTGTTTGATATGTAAATTTATGGGCAATATGAGATTGTTTTCAATCGCTCTTCGAtacacatttataaaaacataaacacgcACAATAGAGATTACCTGTTCTTTAGGAAGACATCTAGTTATTATACTGGAAAATGCCggattattcttttaaaatgtatatggTCTTATACTCAATACGAGCTAGCAATAACTATTCTATACAACTGTAAAAATCTATGCAGAAACTGGATCGAAATATCCAGCAAATGCccaaactattaatataattagccTTAACTTTAGATAGGTTTTAATGGTTTCTAATCTTCTAGTTTCTACTATTCTGAAATATAAACCCTTATACCaatcaaatatgtattatcATTATTCATTGACAAACGTTACTGTTGCACTACTTGcacttttatattaaatttgtcGGTGTGTGAAATTCGGCTGCGCAACTATAATATTTAACCTTTATAGTGCACATGAGTAATTTCCGATTGGTTTTAATACCTTCCGATACATGACTAAATATTCTGTTTATATGAAACTAATAGTCTTTTGGAGAAAGTTTGCTTAGCTAGCTATGTTAAAGCAACTTAACCTACCTATTTTTcatgatttatataaaaaacccCTTTTCACTTACTGCAAGTCATTCCAGCTGTATCACTCGAGACAACCTGCCAGGCACCAAGTATTTCTCCGTCTCGATCTGCACAGTATgctctgaaatattttaaaactcacATAGATTTACACTTTCAAATAGATTTTCTGTACAATTTACggacatatttaaataaactcgtATCGTCAGACACGACGTAATAAGCTCGAAAATGTACTTACATTCCGTTTACAACTTTGTAGGGTCCATAGCTTCCATCATACTCGCAAAATGTTGTAGGATTCCCGAGGAATACAGTACCATGATCTGATTGTTCTTGCTGGATCCTCTGATTGGCTAAAACTAAGCTTTCGCATTTCCTTAGATATTGCTCCCCGGTCGATAATGGGCTATCTAAGATACAAGGAGATTATTGTTAGTGCCAAAgttgtcatttaaatatttttgggtcGATTTGATAAACACTATCAGcgattcatatttataatatgtatctgTTATTccttttatcataataaaatagtagAGTACAGTGCGTTCTTTAACTTAATATTAGCGTAAAGGTAcatgatttttgaaaataataatttttgaactatagtctgttttttctttcatatcgAGATCTTCTGTGGAAAAACTATGCGGCTAAAATATACTCCGTAATTTCAATGACATAAATGCACTATGTTGGCAAGAGCAAGTGTTTTATAGCTCTTTGTCATACTGATTGTATACAATTTCTTTTGGCCACTCAATATCTCGAGTCTGAATCACTTGTGAATATTGTTGTATCCTGTTGTTACCTCTCGACAAGCGAATCATATTTTAACAGGGATtgatttcttaatattattgaagtatCGGGATGatacttcaataatattaagcACTTTGATTTGAGGCGAAGAACTTTGTCACGCCACTGCAACTGTTGCCCcagaaataaaatgcaaatgttTTGATGATTTCAGAACAAGCTTTGAACACGTTACGTTAGTAAATTCGGAGaaagcatttaaaatatatatgtaacaGCTCAGCAGTAATATGTCCAgagactgaaaaaaatattcttccacTAAGGGTATTTCATTACTAACAAGGTGCCTAGATCACTTCTTTATAAATGCAATATGTTCAATTATATTCCTCTTCTGCTTTTTGAGATTTTTCCTATTCTtaggaaaatatatattattattaatattgttctaTGGCAGTTGAGTTGTTATACGTACAGCATGGTAGTTGAGTCATGTCTCTCTCAGGCACTGGCACGACGGTCGGAAACCCTGTCTTAGGTTGTGCACACCAACACATCCCATCATCACACTGAAGTG encodes:
- the LOC113496887 gene encoding thyroglobulin-like; its protein translation is MLRKKVLSIILFFCVITTVTAKCDVAEVCVTDLQQSDCDPQILVSNSHIFGCCPSCQTPSGLLPEPSGCKPPSNCLPDGRYAPVQCKGDQYTGRCFCSDENGKRIFGQMWRSDASEMTCACSRRRAELEAIGGRVVTLHCTPNGDYESLQCDDGMCWCAQPKTGFPTVVPVPERDMTQLPCYSPLSTGEQYLRKCESLVLANQRIQQEQSDHGTVFLGNPTTFCEYDGSYGPYKVVNGIAYCADRDGEILGAWQVVSSDTAGMTCNCAQDTMIYFPERGLSVTAVCQANGNYRPNQNVGDVYYCVDKDGYHIELLDAWPTDNCASYA